A single region of the Lycium ferocissimum isolate CSIRO_LF1 unplaced genomic scaffold, AGI_CSIRO_Lferr_CH_V1 ctg10598, whole genome shotgun sequence genome encodes:
- the LOC132041543 gene encoding uncharacterized protein LOC132041543: MKGVMRFGKKGKLSPRYIGPYQIIRKIGKVAYELDLPADLGAVHPVFHVSMLRKCIGDPSRVFPVDDIQVTEELSYEEQPTAILDRQVRRLRNKDVASVKVLWRNNNREEMTWEAEEQMKKKYPHLFPVPTGTDAQFGDPPV, from the exons atgaaaggtgttatgagatttggcaagaaagggaagctcagtccgagatatattgggccttatcagatcattcgtaaaataggcaaggttgcctatgaattagatctgccagctgatttgggagcggttcacccggtattccatgtttctatgcttcgtaaatgtattggtgacccctccagagtctttcctgtagatgatatccaggttacagaggagctatcttatgaggagcagcctacagctatattggatcgtcaggtaagaaggttgcggaataaagatgtggcttctgttaaagtgctttGGCGAAACAAcaaccgagaggaaatgacctgggaagctgaggagcagatgaagaagaagtatcctcacctatttccagtacctacag gtacagacgcacagtttggtgatccacctgtttag